The Paraburkholderia sp. ZP32-5 genome includes a window with the following:
- the ptsP gene encoding phosphoenolpyruvate--protein phosphotransferase, with product MSFTLHGIPVSRGIAIGRAYLIAPAALDVDHYLIEPAQIEGEVERFRAAQQRVHHELDALRADLAADAPSEMGAFINVHTMILNDAMLVQETIDLIRTRRYNVEWALTEQLERLSRHFDDIEDEYLRERKADIEQVVERVLKALAGAPGIVDGVHGACDEMIVVAHDIAPADMMQFKTQTFQGFVTDLGGRTSHTAIVARSLGIPAAVGVQHASALIRQDDLIIVDGDHGIVIVDPAPIVLEEYSYRQSEKELEQRKLQRLKFSPTQTLCGNRIELCANIELPDDARAAVESGATGVGLFRTEFLFMNHKDRMPEEEEQFGAYRRAVELMNGLPVTIRTIDVGADKPLDSMSGGDGYETAANPALGLRAIRWSLSEPQMFLTQLRAILRASAFGKVKILIPMLAHAQEIDQTLDLIREAKRQLDDAGIAYDPNVQVGAMIEIPAAAIALPLFLKRLDFLSIGTNDLIQYTLAIDRADNAVAHLYDPLHPAVLHLIAFTLREAKRAGVPVSVCGEMAGDPSMTRLLLGMGLTEFSMHPSQLLEVKQEVLRSNLKTLEKPVADVLASFEPEEVQAALKRVALV from the coding sequence GTTCATCACGAACTCGACGCGTTGCGTGCCGATCTCGCCGCCGATGCGCCCAGCGAAATGGGCGCCTTCATCAATGTCCACACCATGATCCTGAACGACGCGATGCTCGTTCAGGAAACCATCGACCTAATCCGTACGCGCCGCTACAACGTGGAGTGGGCGTTGACCGAGCAGCTCGAACGTCTGTCGCGCCATTTCGACGATATCGAAGACGAATACCTGCGCGAGCGCAAAGCCGATATCGAGCAGGTCGTCGAGCGCGTATTGAAAGCGCTCGCGGGTGCGCCCGGCATCGTCGACGGCGTGCATGGCGCGTGCGACGAGATGATCGTGGTCGCGCACGACATCGCGCCGGCCGACATGATGCAGTTCAAAACGCAAACGTTCCAGGGCTTCGTCACCGATCTCGGCGGCCGCACGTCGCATACGGCGATCGTCGCGCGCAGCCTCGGCATTCCGGCCGCGGTTGGTGTTCAGCATGCGAGCGCGCTGATTCGTCAGGACGATCTGATCATCGTCGATGGCGACCACGGCATTGTGATCGTCGATCCGGCGCCGATCGTGCTCGAGGAATACTCGTACCGCCAAAGCGAAAAGGAGCTTGAGCAGCGCAAGCTGCAGCGCCTCAAGTTTTCGCCGACGCAAACCTTGTGCGGCAACCGCATCGAACTGTGCGCGAACATCGAGTTGCCCGACGATGCGCGCGCGGCAGTCGAATCGGGTGCGACGGGTGTCGGCTTGTTCCGTACCGAGTTCCTGTTCATGAATCACAAGGATCGGATGCCTGAAGAGGAGGAGCAGTTCGGCGCGTATCGCCGCGCGGTCGAGCTGATGAACGGCTTGCCGGTCACGATCCGCACGATCGACGTCGGCGCGGACAAGCCGCTCGATTCGATGAGCGGCGGCGACGGCTACGAAACCGCCGCGAATCCCGCGTTGGGATTGCGGGCGATTCGCTGGAGCCTGTCCGAGCCGCAGATGTTCCTCACTCAGCTACGCGCGATCCTGCGCGCGTCGGCGTTCGGCAAGGTCAAGATCCTGATCCCGATGCTCGCGCACGCACAGGAGATCGACCAGACGCTCGATCTGATCCGCGAAGCCAAGCGTCAGCTCGACGACGCCGGCATCGCCTACGATCCGAACGTGCAGGTCGGTGCGATGATCGAGATTCCGGCCGCTGCAATCGCATTGCCGCTGTTCCTGAAGCGGCTCGATTTCCTGTCGATCGGCACCAACGATCTGATCCAGTACACGCTCGCGATCGATCGCGCGGACAACGCGGTCGCGCACCTGTACGACCCGTTGCATCCGGCGGTGCTGCATCTGATCGCGTTCACGCTGCGTGAGGCGAAGCGCGCGGGCGTGCCGGTGTCGGTGTGCGGTGAGATGGCGGGCGATCCGTCGATGACGCGTCTGCTGCTCGGCATGGGTCTCACCGAGTTTTCGATGCATCCGAGCCAGTTGCTCGAGGTCAAGCAGGAAGTGTTGCGCTCGAATCTGAAGACGCTCGAAAAGCCGGTGGCCGACGTGCTTGCGTCGTTCGAGCCGGAGGAGGTGCAGGCGGCGCTGAAGCGGGTCGCGCTGGTTTGA